A genomic window from Glycine max cultivar Williams 82 chromosome 17, Glycine_max_v4.0, whole genome shotgun sequence includes:
- the LOC100817622 gene encoding peroxidase N isoform X1, with amino-acid sequence MKRPCSSSGYYFCLMNMFLLLLPVRSQLTTDFYKSSCPNLSKIVRREVQKALMNEIRMAASLLRLHFHDCFVNGCDGSILLDGGDDGEKSAAPNLNSARGYEVVDTIKSSVESACSGVVSCADILAIAARDSVFLSGGPFWKVPLGRRDGTVSNGTLATEVLPAPFDPLNTIISKFTNMGLNLTDVVSLSGAHTIGRARCTLFSNRLFNFSGTGAPDSTLETGMLSDLQSLCPQNGDGNVTTVLDRNSSDLFDIHYFKNLLSGKGLLSSDQILFSSDEANSTTKPLVQSYSNDSGQFFGDFANSMIKMGNINIKTGTDGEIRKNCRVINSQ; translated from the exons ATGAAGCGGCCATGTAGTTCCAGCGGTTATTACTTTTGTCTAATGAATATGTTCCTGTTGCTTTTGCCAGTAAGGTCCCAACTGACAACAGACTTCTATAAGTCATCATGTCCTAACCTTTCCAAAATAGTAAGAAGAGAGGTTCAAAAAGCTCTAATGAATGAGATTCGAATGGCTGCTTCTTTGCTTCGCCTTCACTTTCATGATTGCTTTGTGAAT GGTTGTGATGGATCGATACTACTAGATGGTGGTGATGATGGAGAGAAATCTGCTGCTCCTAACCTGAACTCTGCTAGAGGATATGAGGTTGTAGATACAATCAAAAGTTCAGTGGAGAGTGCATGTAGTGGGGTTGTCTCCTGTGCTGATATATTAGCCATTGCTGCCAGAGATTCTGTTTTCCTA AGTGGTGGTCCTTTTTGGAAGGTTCCGCTAGGACGAAGAGATGGAACAGTCTCAAACGGAACACTGGCAACTGAGGTGCTTCCAGCGCCATTTGATCCATTGAATACCATCATTTCAAAGTTTACTAATATGGGCCTTAATCTCACTGACGTTGTTTCTTTATCAG GTGCCCATACAATTGGCCGAGCAAGGTGTACACTGTTTAGCAATAGATTATTCAACTTCTCAGGAACAGGTGCACCAGACAGCACACTAGAAACTGGCATGCTCTCTGACCTGCAAAGTTTGTGTCCTCAAAATGGAGATGGAAATGTTACTACAGTCCTTGATCGGAATTCATCGGATCTATTTGACATTCACTACTTCAAGAACCTGCTCAGTGGAAAGGGGCTTCTCAGTTCTGACCAGATTCTATTTTCTAGTGATGAAGCTAATTCAACAACAAAACCTTTAGTCCAAAGCTATAGCAACGATAGTGGACAATTCTTTGGGGACTTTGCCAACTCTATGATCAAGATGGGGAATATAAATATTAAGACTGGGACTGATGGAGAGATTAGGAAAAACTGCAGAGTGATAAATTCTCAGTAA
- the LOC100817622 gene encoding peroxidase N isoform X2, which yields MNEIRMAASLLRLHFHDCFVNGCDGSILLDGGDDGEKSAAPNLNSARGYEVVDTIKSSVESACSGVVSCADILAIAARDSVFLSGGPFWKVPLGRRDGTVSNGTLATEVLPAPFDPLNTIISKFTNMGLNLTDVVSLSGAHTIGRARCTLFSNRLFNFSGTGAPDSTLETGMLSDLQSLCPQNGDGNVTTVLDRNSSDLFDIHYFKNLLSGKGLLSSDQILFSSDEANSTTKPLVQSYSNDSGQFFGDFANSMIKMGNINIKTGTDGEIRKNCRVINSQ from the exons ATGAATGAGATTCGAATGGCTGCTTCTTTGCTTCGCCTTCACTTTCATGATTGCTTTGTGAAT GGTTGTGATGGATCGATACTACTAGATGGTGGTGATGATGGAGAGAAATCTGCTGCTCCTAACCTGAACTCTGCTAGAGGATATGAGGTTGTAGATACAATCAAAAGTTCAGTGGAGAGTGCATGTAGTGGGGTTGTCTCCTGTGCTGATATATTAGCCATTGCTGCCAGAGATTCTGTTTTCCTA AGTGGTGGTCCTTTTTGGAAGGTTCCGCTAGGACGAAGAGATGGAACAGTCTCAAACGGAACACTGGCAACTGAGGTGCTTCCAGCGCCATTTGATCCATTGAATACCATCATTTCAAAGTTTACTAATATGGGCCTTAATCTCACTGACGTTGTTTCTTTATCAG GTGCCCATACAATTGGCCGAGCAAGGTGTACACTGTTTAGCAATAGATTATTCAACTTCTCAGGAACAGGTGCACCAGACAGCACACTAGAAACTGGCATGCTCTCTGACCTGCAAAGTTTGTGTCCTCAAAATGGAGATGGAAATGTTACTACAGTCCTTGATCGGAATTCATCGGATCTATTTGACATTCACTACTTCAAGAACCTGCTCAGTGGAAAGGGGCTTCTCAGTTCTGACCAGATTCTATTTTCTAGTGATGAAGCTAATTCAACAACAAAACCTTTAGTCCAAAGCTATAGCAACGATAGTGGACAATTCTTTGGGGACTTTGCCAACTCTATGATCAAGATGGGGAATATAAATATTAAGACTGGGACTGATGGAGAGATTAGGAAAAACTGCAGAGTGATAAATTCTCAGTAA